A single region of the Polyangiaceae bacterium genome encodes:
- a CDS encoding DUF4279 domain-containing protein → MAEFRTLRGFTAGAEASEPERYAFSATLRVSGDDLDFAAIQAALGHSATSSYRKGHRRGPRSPEARHDMWQLASDLPEDRPLHEHIDRVWSQVRHATAFLIALKRSAKVDVFLGYSSNIDHAGFEIPHTSLEIFRALEIPLGVSIVIV, encoded by the coding sequence ATGGCAGAGTTCCGAACGTTGCGTGGCTTCACGGCCGGCGCCGAAGCGAGCGAACCTGAGCGCTACGCGTTCTCCGCAACCCTGCGGGTCTCCGGAGACGACTTGGACTTCGCTGCCATCCAGGCAGCGCTCGGCCATTCAGCAACGTCGTCCTACCGCAAGGGCCACCGGCGAGGCCCACGGTCTCCAGAAGCGCGCCACGACATGTGGCAGCTGGCGTCGGACCTTCCTGAAGACCGCCCCCTGCACGAGCACATCGATCGCGTGTGGAGCCAGGTCCGGCACGCCACGGCATTCCTCATCGCACTGAAGCGCAGCGCCAAGGTCGACGTCTTTCTCGGCTACAGCTCCAACATCGACCACGCCGGCTTCGAGATCCCCCACACCAGCCTCGAGATCTTCCGAGCACTAGAAATACCGTTGGGCGTATCGATCGTGATCGTCTGA
- the upp gene encoding uracil phosphoribosyltransferase — translation MESKKVIVIEHPLVQHKLTLMRKKDTSTYTFRNLLQELSMLMAYEVTRDLPTVMEEVETPLMPMQGHVLEGKKIVLVSVLRAGTGMLDGVLRIIPSARVGHIGLYRDPKTLIPVEYYFKLPSEMEDRDVILMDPMLATGNSAVAAIERVKQTRPKSIKYMCLLAAPEGIKTFHEHHPDVPIYTPAIDDRLNEHGYILPGLGDAGDRLYGTK, via the coding sequence ATGGAATCGAAGAAGGTCATCGTCATCGAGCACCCGCTGGTTCAGCACAAGCTCACGTTGATGCGGAAGAAGGACACCAGCACGTACACCTTCCGCAACCTGCTCCAAGAGCTGTCCATGCTCATGGCCTACGAGGTCACGCGGGATCTGCCGACGGTGATGGAAGAGGTGGAAACACCGCTCATGCCCATGCAGGGCCACGTGCTGGAAGGCAAGAAGATCGTGCTGGTGAGCGTGCTGCGTGCCGGCACCGGCATGCTCGACGGCGTGCTGCGCATCATACCCTCGGCACGCGTCGGTCACATCGGGCTGTACCGCGATCCAAAGACGCTGATCCCCGTGGAGTACTATTTCAAGCTGCCCAGCGAGATGGAGGATCGCGACGTGATCCTGATGGATCCCATGCTGGCGACGGGTAACTCCGCCGTGGCGGCCATCGAGCGGGTGAAGCAGACGCGGCCCAAGAGCATCAAATACATGTGCCTGTTGGCGGCTCCGGAGGGCATCAAGACCTTCCACGAGCACCACCCGGACGTGCCCATCTACACGCCCGCCATCGACGATCGCTTGAACGAGCACGGCTACATCCTGCCTGGCTTGGGCGACGCTGGGGACCGCCTGTACGGAACCAAGTAG
- a CDS encoding URC4/urg3 family protein translates to MPTDTESAALERLRAPETIRERAENVFHAAEQDRLEHFALDLAALDGVTERVLSVIERNYPDRAIPYHSRWGHFRAHGEDRLASIEPLLARLDARERARTLFDLVVVSVLLDAGAGAAWRYRESGTRAVLARSEGLAVASFHAFVRGAFSPNKDEPLRADAEGLEQLEEAALAEAFQVSAENPLVGLGGRVELMRALGRALRARSDLFGSDARIGGLVDHLVERANGGGVLPAAEILAAVLDGLSPIWPGRLSLGGVGLGDVWPHPKAGGEGPSAGLVPLHKLSQWLSYSLVEPLEELGLRVVELDRLTGLAEYRNGGLFVDMGVLRPKHEELTRVRHAPGDEPVVEWRALTIALLDRTAARVRERLGVDAQALPLAKVLEGGTWHAGREVALERRSDGAPPIAIVSDGTVF, encoded by the coding sequence GTGCCGACGGATACGGAAAGCGCAGCCCTCGAGCGGCTGCGTGCCCCCGAGACGATCCGCGAGCGCGCGGAGAACGTGTTTCACGCGGCGGAGCAGGACCGCCTCGAGCACTTCGCCCTCGACCTCGCCGCCTTAGATGGCGTGACGGAGCGGGTGCTTTCGGTGATCGAGCGGAACTACCCCGACCGCGCCATCCCGTATCACAGCCGCTGGGGGCATTTTCGCGCCCACGGCGAGGACCGCCTGGCCAGCATCGAGCCGCTCCTGGCGCGACTCGACGCTCGGGAGCGGGCGCGCACGCTGTTCGATCTGGTGGTGGTGAGCGTGCTGCTCGATGCGGGAGCCGGCGCTGCCTGGCGTTATCGCGAGAGCGGCACCCGCGCGGTGCTCGCGCGCTCCGAAGGCCTGGCGGTGGCGAGCTTCCACGCCTTCGTGCGCGGCGCGTTCTCGCCGAACAAAGACGAGCCGCTGCGGGCCGACGCGGAAGGACTCGAGCAGCTCGAAGAGGCGGCGCTCGCGGAAGCGTTTCAGGTGAGCGCCGAGAATCCCCTGGTGGGCCTCGGCGGGCGCGTGGAGCTGATGCGGGCCTTGGGTCGAGCGCTGCGCGCGCGATCGGATCTGTTCGGGAGCGATGCGCGCATCGGCGGCCTGGTGGATCACCTCGTGGAGCGCGCGAACGGGGGCGGAGTGCTGCCGGCCGCGGAGATCCTGGCGGCCGTGCTCGATGGACTCTCGCCCATCTGGCCCGGGCGCTTGTCCCTGGGCGGCGTGGGGCTCGGGGACGTGTGGCCGCACCCCAAGGCCGGCGGCGAGGGGCCGAGCGCGGGGTTGGTGCCGCTGCACAAGCTCTCGCAGTGGCTCAGTTACTCGCTGGTGGAGCCTCTGGAGGAGCTGGGCTTGCGCGTGGTGGAGCTCGATCGGCTCACGGGGCTCGCGGAGTACCGCAATGGCGGACTCTTCGTGGACATGGGCGTGCTCAGGCCCAAGCACGAGGAGCTCACCCGCGTTCGGCACGCTCCGGGAGACGAGCCCGTGGTGGAGTGGCGCGCCCTCACCATTGCGCTCTTGGATCGTACCGCCGCGCGGGTGCGCGAGCGGCTGGGAGTGGATGCCCAGGCGTTGCCGCTGGCCAAGGTGCTCGAAGGCGGCACCTGGCACGCCGGTCGCGAGGTGGCGCTCGAGCGCCGCAGCGACGGCGCGCCGCCCATCGCCATCGTCAGCGACGGAACCGTGTTCTGA
- a CDS encoding GTP cyclohydrolase II, giving the protein MAPKKPYQSIALTSHPGTHGPPPLPIHWGDADPKRRGPIVATLTERERRNAIGTHSGSYAVYRALAIAAGALDADHRADLTNTNPTAVIGPNEQWADPEKIVSIDPWGARVQEVFADFIADGFDVRPTIAITQAHLHMPEIRDAVDAGRLLPDGTILKNAGDCQVTKAAIEPVWFLPGVARRFGTDEPTLRRTLFEQTGGMFPELVTRGDLEVFLPPIGGQTLYVFGDIEKLGKPGVSHTGRVHDECNGSDVFGSDICTCRPYLAHGVEECIRAAQEGGVGFIVYFRKEGRALGEVTKFLVYNARKRQEGGDRADQYFARTECVAGVQDMRFQELMPDVLHWMGIRRIDRFISMSNMKHDAVVRSGIEIGDRVRIPDELVPPDARVEMDAKMAAGYYTDGEIPNESELKKAKGRALSE; this is encoded by the coding sequence ATGGCGCCGAAGAAACCGTATCAATCCATCGCGCTCACTTCACATCCTGGTACTCACGGTCCACCGCCACTGCCGATCCATTGGGGCGACGCGGATCCGAAACGTCGCGGGCCGATCGTGGCGACGCTCACGGAGCGCGAGCGTAGAAACGCCATCGGCACGCACTCGGGCTCCTATGCCGTGTATCGCGCGCTGGCGATCGCTGCCGGAGCCCTCGATGCGGATCACCGCGCGGATCTGACCAACACGAATCCCACGGCGGTGATCGGTCCCAACGAGCAGTGGGCGGATCCCGAAAAGATCGTGAGCATCGATCCGTGGGGAGCGCGCGTGCAGGAAGTGTTTGCGGACTTCATCGCGGACGGCTTCGACGTGCGGCCCACGATCGCGATCACGCAGGCGCACCTGCACATGCCGGAGATCCGCGATGCAGTGGACGCCGGACGCCTGCTGCCCGACGGCACGATCCTCAAGAACGCCGGGGACTGTCAGGTGACGAAGGCGGCGATCGAGCCGGTGTGGTTTCTGCCGGGCGTGGCCAGGCGCTTCGGGACCGACGAGCCGACGCTCCGCCGCACGCTGTTCGAGCAGACCGGCGGCATGTTCCCGGAGCTCGTCACCCGGGGTGACCTGGAAGTGTTCTTGCCACCCATCGGCGGACAGACCTTGTACGTCTTCGGTGACATCGAGAAGCTGGGAAAACCCGGCGTTTCGCACACCGGCCGGGTTCACGACGAGTGCAACGGGTCGGACGTGTTCGGCTCCGACATCTGCACCTGTCGACCCTACCTGGCGCACGGCGTGGAGGAGTGCATCCGCGCGGCGCAGGAAGGCGGCGTGGGTTTCATCGTCTACTTCCGCAAGGAGGGCCGGGCCCTCGGCGAGGTCACCAAGTTCCTGGTGTACAACGCGCGCAAGCGCCAAGAAGGCGGGGATCGCGCGGACCAGTACTTCGCCCGGACGGAGTGCGTGGCCGGCGTTCAAGACATGCGCTTCCAGGAGCTGATGCCGGACGTGCTCCACTGGATGGGCATTCGGCGCATCGACCGTTTCATCTCGATGAGCAACATGAAGCACGACGCCGTGGTGCGCTCGGGCATCGAGATCGGTGATCGAGTGCGCATCCCCGACGAGCTGGTTCCGCCGGACGCGCGCGTGGAGATGGACGCCAAGATGGCGGCCGGCTACTACACCGACGGTGAGATCCCGAACGAGTCCGAGCTCAAGAAGGCCAAGGGCCGGGCGCTCTCGGAGTAA
- a CDS encoding GGDEF domain-containing protein — MSDPAGGQRPAGAPRTLKADAAVSSEVLRRVKAPHRPVLVVMTGGEHDVGRRVVMDRTVIVGRDPAAALCLSDGLVSWQHARLEDRGDGWAIVDLGSTNGVMLNGEHVNDALVRPGDTLVFGSTVVRLELQDGAAQAMNQVVERLLNIDDLSGLYVRRKFDAELAPMIDAARNHGSSVALLVMDLDGVKGINDTHGHLFGAYVIGEAGRVIGSVLGSRGIACRFGGDEYLAALSGFGAETGAQVAEEIRAAVNAHHFEREGIPLHPGISIGVAGFPENAQDAASLFQRADEALYRAKVAGKNRVCR, encoded by the coding sequence GTGTCCGATCCGGCAGGTGGTCAGCGTCCCGCAGGTGCTCCGCGCACGCTGAAGGCGGATGCGGCGGTCTCGTCGGAGGTGCTCCGCCGGGTGAAGGCGCCCCACCGGCCGGTGCTGGTGGTGATGACGGGGGGCGAGCACGACGTGGGGCGCCGGGTGGTGATGGATCGCACCGTGATCGTCGGGCGCGATCCCGCGGCGGCCTTGTGTCTGTCGGACGGCCTCGTCTCCTGGCAGCACGCGCGCCTCGAGGACCGCGGGGACGGCTGGGCCATCGTGGACCTGGGCAGCACCAATGGCGTGATGCTCAACGGTGAGCACGTGAACGACGCGCTGGTGCGGCCGGGGGACACGCTGGTCTTCGGCTCCACCGTGGTGCGTCTGGAGCTGCAAGACGGCGCCGCCCAGGCCATGAACCAGGTCGTCGAGCGTCTGCTGAACATCGACGATCTGTCCGGCCTCTACGTGCGGCGCAAGTTCGACGCAGAGCTCGCTCCGATGATCGACGCTGCGCGGAACCACGGCAGCTCCGTGGCACTCTTGGTCATGGACCTGGACGGCGTGAAGGGCATCAACGACACCCACGGGCATCTCTTCGGCGCCTACGTGATTGGTGAGGCGGGGCGCGTGATCGGCTCCGTGCTCGGCAGCCGTGGGATCGCGTGCCGCTTCGGGGGCGACGAATACCTGGCAGCGCTGTCCGGGTTCGGCGCCGAAACCGGCGCACAGGTGGCGGAGGAAATCCGCGCGGCCGTCAATGCGCATCACTTCGAGCGAGAGGGGATCCCGCTGCATCCCGGGATCTCCATCGGCGTGGCAGGGTTTCCCGAGAACGCGCAGGATGCCGCGTCGCTGTTCCAACGCGCGGACGAGGCGCTCTACCGCGCCAAGGTCGCGGGTAAGAATCGTGTTTGCCGCTAG
- a CDS encoding YgiQ family radical SAM protein codes for MEARGWDELDVLIVTGDAYVDHPAFGPVLVARFLEGRGYRVGIVAQPRWEDTADVLRMGRPRLFVGVSAGNLDSMLNKLTAQKKTRSEDQYSPDGRTGMRPNRASIVYASLCRRAFPGLPVVLGGIEASLRRIAHYDYWSDALRRSVLLDSKADLLVFGMGERAAWEIARRLQAGEAVSDLRDIRGTAYRLGHPRSFEAFTADPSRHVTDGKTLVLPSFEEVSADPRAFARMSREFQLETNPGNARRMIQVFGQEAVVMNPPALPLDEGEMDALYDLPFARRPHFSYGAARIPAFDTVKDSVVTMRGCFGGCTFCSITEHEGRIIQSRSEQSVLREVRQLSRMEGFSGVLTDLGGPTANMYKLRCKDERIEQACRRLSCVHPKVCENLITDHDPLVKLMRKVRTEPGIKKVFIASGVRYDLAEKSPSFIRELAEHHTGGQLSVAPEHTNEDVLRHMKKPAIQSYERFAQAFCQASEKAGKEQYLVPYFIVGHPGSTFADTIELALWLKQNGMRPRQVQEFIPTPMAIATTMYFTGIDPLTGETVPVVRDLRDKKRLKALLYWWDEDKWPLAREALIAAGRRDLIGRRPGCLVPPRSQPKPGRSRVRPVGPRR; via the coding sequence ATGGAGGCGCGGGGCTGGGACGAGCTCGACGTCCTGATCGTCACGGGGGATGCGTACGTGGATCACCCGGCGTTCGGCCCCGTGCTCGTCGCGCGATTTCTCGAGGGACGCGGCTATCGCGTCGGCATCGTGGCGCAACCCCGCTGGGAAGACACCGCGGACGTGCTCCGCATGGGGCGGCCGCGGCTGTTCGTCGGCGTCAGTGCCGGCAACCTCGACAGCATGCTGAACAAGCTCACGGCGCAGAAGAAGACGCGCAGCGAGGACCAGTACTCCCCCGACGGGCGCACCGGCATGCGGCCGAATCGCGCCAGTATCGTGTACGCCAGCCTGTGTCGCCGTGCGTTTCCCGGGCTGCCGGTGGTGCTGGGCGGCATCGAGGCCTCGCTCCGCCGCATCGCCCACTACGACTACTGGTCCGACGCGCTCCGTCGCTCCGTGCTGCTCGACTCCAAGGCGGATTTGCTCGTGTTCGGCATGGGCGAGCGCGCCGCCTGGGAGATCGCGCGGCGCCTGCAAGCCGGCGAAGCGGTGAGCGACCTGCGCGACATTCGCGGCACCGCCTACCGCCTGGGGCACCCTCGGAGCTTCGAGGCGTTCACGGCTGACCCGAGCCGCCACGTCACGGACGGCAAGACGCTGGTGTTGCCGTCCTTCGAGGAGGTGAGCGCCGATCCCCGCGCTTTCGCGCGCATGAGCCGGGAGTTCCAGCTGGAAACGAACCCTGGCAACGCGCGCCGCATGATCCAGGTGTTCGGTCAGGAGGCGGTGGTAATGAACCCGCCGGCGCTGCCGCTGGACGAGGGCGAGATGGACGCCCTCTACGATCTGCCCTTCGCCCGACGCCCGCATTTCTCCTACGGCGCTGCGCGCATCCCGGCCTTCGACACGGTGAAGGACTCCGTCGTCACCATGCGCGGCTGTTTCGGGGGCTGCACCTTCTGCAGCATCACGGAGCACGAAGGCCGCATCATTCAGAGCCGCTCGGAGCAAAGCGTGCTCCGGGAGGTGCGCCAGCTCTCGCGCATGGAGGGCTTCTCCGGCGTGCTCACGGATCTGGGCGGGCCCACCGCCAACATGTACAAGCTGCGCTGCAAGGACGAGCGCATCGAGCAGGCCTGTCGGCGGCTCTCCTGCGTGCACCCGAAGGTATGCGAGAACCTGATCACCGATCACGATCCGCTGGTGAAGCTGATGCGCAAGGTGCGCACGGAGCCGGGCATCAAGAAGGTCTTCATCGCCTCTGGCGTCCGCTACGACCTGGCCGAGAAGAGCCCCAGCTTCATCCGCGAGCTGGCGGAGCACCACACCGGCGGCCAGCTTTCCGTCGCGCCGGAGCACACGAACGAAGACGTGCTGCGGCACATGAAGAAGCCGGCGATCCAGAGCTACGAGCGCTTTGCCCAAGCGTTCTGTCAGGCCAGCGAGAAGGCGGGCAAGGAGCAGTATCTGGTGCCGTACTTCATCGTCGGCCATCCGGGGTCGACCTTCGCGGATACCATCGAGCTCGCCCTGTGGCTGAAGCAGAACGGAATGCGGCCGCGGCAGGTGCAGGAGTTCATCCCCACGCCGATGGCCATCGCCACCACCATGTATTTCACCGGCATCGACCCGCTGACGGGCGAGACGGTGCCGGTGGTGCGAGACCTGCGCGACAAGAAGCGCCTCAAGGCGCTCTTGTACTGGTGGGACGAAGACAAGTGGCCCCTCGCGCGGGAGGCGCTGATCGCCGCAGGGCGTCGTGACCTCATCGGACGTCGTCCGGGCTGTCTGGTCCCGCCGCGAAGCCAGCCCAAACCCGGTCGTTCTCGCGTCCGGCCGGTGGGCCCTCGGCGCTGA
- a CDS encoding Crp/Fnr family transcriptional regulator: protein MPRDARFVGPVERLLYLRSLPGFVSLGASELATIAYETRERFFKRGQRLFTEGEAARAVHFLVEGRVSVRSQGRILQLIEPPYTVGFLPVLARGNQHVEARVESDTLTLELPAESVHDAFEDSFALLETGVRQLARQFAEVQRKLELRGLVERAPPVDTPYPEAELDLVERLVALRRTGPYVAASLDSLTGLVRRMQEVRFEPGDVLWEEKDPSTYGIHVVHGTVMCVGDDGLRRFPMGPGSVIGYSETLGRIDRTYRATAETRVVGLRGSQDAFLDTLEDNTDLGMAFMGFVSSMLLELYRRLADDDELAAEAVPSLA from the coding sequence ATGCCGCGGGACGCGCGTTTCGTGGGCCCCGTGGAGCGCCTTTTGTATCTCCGATCCCTCCCCGGCTTCGTGAGCCTGGGCGCTTCCGAGCTCGCGACCATCGCCTACGAAACCCGCGAGCGCTTCTTCAAGCGGGGCCAGCGGCTGTTCACCGAGGGCGAAGCGGCCCGCGCAGTGCACTTCCTGGTGGAAGGTCGCGTCAGCGTTCGCAGCCAAGGCCGCATCCTGCAGCTCATCGAGCCTCCCTACACCGTCGGCTTCCTGCCCGTGCTCGCGCGCGGCAATCAGCACGTGGAAGCGCGGGTGGAATCGGACACCCTGACCCTGGAGCTGCCTGCGGAGAGCGTGCACGACGCCTTCGAAGACAGCTTCGCGCTGCTCGAGACCGGCGTGCGCCAGCTCGCCCGGCAGTTCGCCGAAGTGCAACGCAAGCTCGAGCTCCGCGGCCTGGTCGAGCGCGCGCCGCCCGTGGACACCCCCTACCCCGAGGCCGAGCTCGATCTCGTCGAGCGCCTGGTGGCGCTGCGCCGCACGGGTCCCTACGTCGCCGCCAGCCTCGATTCCCTCACCGGCCTCGTCCGCCGCATGCAGGAGGTGCGCTTCGAGCCCGGCGACGTCCTGTGGGAAGAGAAGGACCCGTCGACCTACGGCATCCACGTGGTCCACGGCACCGTGATGTGCGTGGGCGACGACGGCCTCCGGCGCTTCCCCATGGGCCCGGGATCGGTCATCGGCTACAGCGAGACCCTCGGCCGCATCGACCGCACCTATCGCGCCACGGCCGAGACGCGCGTCGTCGGGCTGCGTGGCAGCCAAGACGCCTTCCTCGACACCCTGGAGGACAACACCGACCTGGGCATGGCCTTCATGGGCTTCGTTTCCTCAATGTTGCTGGAGCTCTACCGGCGCCTTGCGGACGACGACGAGCTCGCCGCGGAAGCCGTCCCGAGCCTGGCTTGA
- a CDS encoding serine/threonine protein kinase has product MAEILLGRLVGPSGFERPLVIKRILPHLAEQQSFVSMFLDEARLAAQIRHPNVVSVSELGQEGDDLYLVMEYLEGENAAGLIRRSMVTGKNTDFALCAYIVAEACAGLHAAHELTDPDGNPLRLVHRDVSPQNIFVTYGGAVKVLDFGIAKAADRITQTEAGQLKGKFDYMSPEQCRGRALDRRSDVFALGIVLYELTTRKRLFKRSNKLAMLEAVCRDPIYPPSKLIKGYPAALERVLMKALKRDPDARYATAAEMRRDLLSAMREMNAPVAPEEALASLMTEIFSDRITSKRDMLARLRMGSSITEVPAAEVDSGVEIPEVEHDSDSLMSGVRGKAESNISSIMPMSSDAEDLQRRRRRRLIGVAVGLTGLLAAAAVVLTQRSEPPPHHLQALGALPGLSSAAHRARVEKVTLSVDSTPMGAHVMVGDVDQGQTPLELRLPKGKAELRISLTLEGYAPAAENITPDVNQRIKVLLSKKEEEQKQPSRVYVSQPKEKGSSSFHRFD; this is encoded by the coding sequence ATGGCGGAGATCCTGCTGGGACGTCTGGTGGGGCCCAGCGGCTTCGAGCGGCCGCTCGTCATCAAGCGGATTCTGCCACACCTGGCGGAACAGCAGAGCTTCGTCAGCATGTTCCTGGACGAGGCGCGCTTGGCTGCACAGATCCGCCATCCCAACGTGGTGAGCGTATCCGAGCTCGGCCAGGAAGGCGACGACCTGTACCTGGTGATGGAGTACCTGGAGGGCGAGAACGCCGCCGGGCTCATCCGCCGCAGCATGGTGACGGGCAAGAACACCGACTTCGCCCTGTGTGCCTACATCGTCGCCGAGGCCTGCGCCGGCCTTCACGCCGCTCACGAGCTCACGGACCCGGATGGGAACCCGCTGCGGCTCGTGCATCGGGACGTATCCCCGCAAAACATCTTCGTCACTTATGGCGGCGCCGTGAAAGTGCTGGATTTCGGCATCGCCAAGGCGGCCGACCGCATCACCCAGACCGAGGCCGGCCAGCTCAAAGGCAAATTCGACTACATGTCGCCGGAGCAGTGTCGAGGGCGCGCCCTCGATCGCCGCAGCGACGTGTTCGCGCTGGGCATCGTGCTCTACGAGCTCACCACCCGGAAGCGGCTGTTCAAGCGCAGCAACAAGCTGGCCATGCTCGAGGCTGTCTGCCGCGATCCCATCTACCCCCCGTCGAAGCTGATCAAGGGGTATCCGGCCGCGCTCGAGCGGGTGTTGATGAAAGCACTGAAGCGAGATCCCGACGCGCGCTACGCGACCGCCGCGGAGATGCGACGCGATCTGCTGAGCGCCATGCGCGAGATGAACGCGCCGGTGGCCCCGGAAGAAGCCCTGGCCAGCTTGATGACCGAGATCTTCTCCGATCGGATCACGAGCAAGCGCGACATGCTGGCGCGGCTCCGGATGGGCTCGTCCATCACCGAGGTGCCAGCCGCGGAGGTCGACAGCGGAGTAGAGATCCCGGAGGTCGAGCACGACTCGGACAGCTTGATGTCCGGCGTCCGCGGCAAGGCGGAGAGCAACATCTCCTCGATCATGCCCATGAGCTCGGACGCGGAGGATCTGCAGCGGCGCCGTCGGCGTCGGCTGATCGGCGTCGCGGTGGGCCTCACGGGGCTCTTGGCCGCTGCTGCCGTGGTGCTGACCCAGAGATCCGAGCCGCCGCCCCACCACTTGCAAGCCCTCGGCGCGCTGCCCGGCTTGTCCAGCGCCGCCCATCGAGCACGGGTCGAGAAGGTGACCCTCAGCGTCGACAGCACGCCCATGGGGGCCCACGTGATGGTGGGCGACGTCGACCAGGGCCAGACGCCCCTCGAGCTCAGGTTGCCCAAGGGCAAGGCCGAGCTCCGCATCTCGCTCACGCTGGAAGGCTACGCGCCCGCCGCCGAGAACATCACGCCGGACGTGAACCAGCGCATCAAGGTTCTGCTCAGCAAAAAGGAAGAAGAGCAGAAGCAGCCGTCGCGGGTGTACGTGTCGCAGCCGAAGGAAAAGGGCAGCTCGTCGTTCCACCGCTTCGACTGA
- a CDS encoding tetratricopeptide repeat protein yields MAFGQAAGSKKSARKQALELFDQSAESYRAGRFDEAAKLLEKAYALHQEPVLLYNLGRAYEGLGEYEKAVDAYRRYLEQAPDAKDRGALERRVETMEQQIAEKEKLEANQKRPEDAASQQKQKKEPKQDKPAKADSGESWFPGPIPWIVAGVGVAGLAAGGYFGVRASSKRSEAADEPVQRRAADTFSEAESAASMANVFFIAGAVLTAGGVTWIVLDQSGKSNKEKKARIELHLSPTGVAVGGRL; encoded by the coding sequence GTGGCGTTCGGGCAGGCGGCCGGATCGAAGAAGAGCGCACGAAAGCAGGCGCTCGAGTTGTTCGATCAAAGCGCCGAGAGCTACCGCGCCGGGCGTTTCGACGAAGCCGCCAAGCTCCTGGAGAAGGCTTACGCACTGCATCAAGAACCGGTGCTTCTCTACAATCTCGGCCGCGCCTACGAGGGGCTGGGCGAGTACGAAAAGGCTGTGGACGCCTATCGCCGCTATCTCGAGCAGGCCCCCGACGCCAAGGACCGCGGCGCCCTCGAACGGCGCGTGGAAACCATGGAGCAACAGATCGCCGAGAAGGAGAAGCTCGAGGCGAACCAGAAGCGACCCGAGGACGCAGCAAGCCAGCAGAAGCAGAAGAAGGAACCGAAACAGGACAAGCCCGCGAAGGCAGACTCCGGCGAGAGCTGGTTTCCCGGTCCCATTCCTTGGATCGTCGCGGGCGTGGGTGTCGCCGGCCTGGCCGCGGGCGGCTATTTCGGCGTTCGGGCGTCCAGCAAGCGCAGTGAAGCGGCGGACGAGCCCGTGCAACGCCGAGCGGCCGACACCTTCAGCGAAGCGGAGAGCGCGGCGTCCATGGCGAACGTGTTCTTCATTGCGGGAGCGGTACTCACGGCGGGAGGCGTCACATGGATTGTCCTCGACCAGAGCGGGAAGTCGAACAAGGAGAAGAAGGCGCGCATCGAGCTGCACCTGAGCCCGACCGGGGTGGCCGTGGGAGGCCGCCTCTGA
- a CDS encoding PH domain-containing protein has translation MSAEAEQVLFAGRPALLPGLGTLLLVIFTLGLALPVLWFRRQSKSYKITTQRVVIETGLLSKSMEQIDLYRITDYVVERPFSQRILGTGNLILETMDKTTPEVHLDALSTNVVALYERLRAATETEKLRRGVRVVDYE, from the coding sequence GTGAGCGCCGAAGCGGAGCAGGTACTGTTCGCGGGTCGCCCCGCCCTGCTTCCTGGCCTGGGAACCTTGCTGCTGGTCATCTTCACCCTGGGTCTCGCGCTGCCGGTGCTGTGGTTTCGGCGCCAGAGCAAGAGCTACAAGATCACCACCCAACGGGTCGTCATCGAAACGGGACTCTTGTCCAAATCGATGGAGCAGATCGATCTCTATCGCATCACGGATTACGTGGTGGAACGGCCGTTCTCGCAACGCATCTTGGGCACGGGAAACCTGATCTTGGAGACGATGGACAAGACCACCCCCGAAGTCCACCTGGACGCCCTGTCCACGAACGTGGTGGCGCTGTACGAAAGGCTGCGCGCCGCGACCGAGACCGAAAAGCTCCGTCGCGGCGTTCGCGTCGTCGACTACGAGTGA